CGCCAACGCCGCCAATGCGCGCAAGCTCTGGTACGATGAGGGGTCCAAGGACTTCAAAGGCGAGCCCTACGAGCGGGCCATGGTCTTCATGTACCGGGGCCTGATCTACCTGCATGACGCCGACTACGAGAACGCCCGGGCCGCCTTCCGGCGCGGGCTGATGCAGGACGCCTTCGCCGAGGAGGACCAGAACCGGTCCGACTTCGCCCTGCTGCTGTTCCTCGACGCCTGGGCCAGCCACCTCAACGGCGACACCGACCTGCGCGACGAGACCATGGTGCAGCTCAAGAAGCTGCGTCCCACCTATGGCGGCATCGGCGAGAAGGACGATACCCTGGTGCTGGTGGAAACCGGCATGGCCCCGCGCAAGCTGGGGGACGGGGCCAGCCATTCCTTCTTCGTCTACCGGCGCGGCAAGCCGATCCTGGAAAACCAGGTCCAGGTGATGAATGGGGCCGCTCCCATGCAGGCCTATCCGATGGAGGACATCTTCTACCAGGCCTCCACCCGCGGCGGCCGGGAGATCGACAAGATCCTGGCCGGCAAGGCCCAGTTCAAGGCCACCACCGGCGGCATCGGCAGCTTCCTGTCCGACACCACCGTGGCCCTGTCGTCCAACAACGCCGCCTTCAGCGCCAACGGCCAGTACGGCGACGCCGTCGCGGCGGTGGGCGTGCTGTCGGGCGTGTTCCTGATTGTCTCGTCCAACTCCAAGCCCCAGGCCGACGTCCGTACCTGGAGCTCGCTTCCCGACACCGTCCACGTCCTGACTCTGGGCTCCGGCGGCAAGACTCCGAACCTCACCGCCCACTTCCTCAAGGCCGGCGTCGCGGTTGAGGGCGAGGACAAGCCCATCGCCTGCGCCACCGACGCCAACCGCAAACAGCTGTGCCTCGTGCGCGCCCACTAGGAGAAGTTCCGATGACCACGCTTCGCAAAACCCTGACCCTCGTCGCCGCCACGGCCTTCCTCGGCTTGGCCGCCTGCGAAACCACACCGCCCGAGGGCGGCGTCCGCATCGACCAGCAGAACAACATTCGGCCTGAGCTGAACTCGGTCCGGGTGATCGACAACACGCTGGCCAAGTATGTCGGCCGCAAGTTCAAGGTCGACAGCCTGCTGGACACCGAGGGCGCCTACGTCTCCACCGGCCCCACCGGTTTCAAGAAGATCACCGTCCAGATCCGCAACAAGACCAATGTCGCCCTGCCGCTGCAGGTGCGCGCCAGCTGGTACGATCAGAACGGCGTGCCCACCGACGGCGCCCAGGCCTGGACCAGCCTCTTCGTCCAGCCCAACGCGATGGTCACCTTCGAGCAGAACTCGGCCCGCCTGAACTCGGCCCAGTACTACGTCGAAATCCGCGGCGCCGACTAAGCCCCGTCTCAATATCAGGAGGGTTCGATGCCCAACCGTATGAAGCTCGTGGCGCTGGCGGCCCTCCTGGTCGCCGGTCCCGCCATGGCCCAGCCGCAGTACCGGCCCCAGGCGCCGACGGTGACCTATCGCGAGGGCATGCCCGACGTGAACGCGCCGGCCCCCAGCGCCAATCCCGATGCCGGCAACTACGCCTCGTCCTCAAGCTTCGCGCGCTGGTACGCCGGGGCCGGGCGGCCCACCATGCTGCTGTTCTGGAACCGCCAGCTGATCGAGGACGCCACCAGCCAGTACGACAGCGTCCAGACCACCAGTTCGGCGGCGGTCGCCATGGGCGAGGGCGCCGCGGTGCGGGGCCGTAACTGGGCGGCCAGCGCGTCGACCGGCATGGCCGCCTCGGCAAGCGAGAGCCGCCAGTACCAGGAGCGGATGACGGACGGGAGCTACGGCTTCCGCAGCAACAACTTCTCGCGCGGGGTGGAGAGCTCGATCCTCAACACCTTCCTGTCGGCGGGCGCCCGGATCGTCGACCGCGAGGCGGTGATCCGCAAGGTCTCGGCCAAGCAGAGCCGCGAGGACCGGATGGACATCCAGTACCTGGAGACCTTGGCCATGGGCCAGGGCATCCAGTACCTGATCGAGATCCTGCCCGACGATGACGGTTCGTCGCCCACCGGGGTCACCTTCACGGTCAAGGTCACCCACCTTCCCACCTCGACGGTGCGGGCCCAGTTCACCACCTCCGGCAACCCGCCCAAGGGTGAGGCCAAATGGGTGGCGGTGAACGGCGCTGGCTTCGAGAAGCGCAGCGGCCCCAGCCGCCATACCCCGCAGCTGATCGGCGCCCAGGTGGCCTACGACACCATGACCAAGCTTCGCTAGGACCTCGGTTCTCGCGCACGGAAAGGGCCTGGGGATGGCCCGTCGTCTTTCCTTCGGGGTGGGCGGAACGGCTGGGCTTGGGGGAGTTACCGGCCGGATCTCCAGACAGGCGTGGCCACCCCCCGGCGGCCACGCCTGTCGTCCTTTTGGTGGACATGACAGGCCGGCTGGCCGACGCTCCTTCCCAACGAGAGCTTAGGGAAAGGGACGATCATGACCACGCGGGCCTTGGTGCTGGGCGGGGGCGGGCCGGTGGGCATCGCCTGGGAATCCGGACTGATCGCGGGCCTCGCCCAGGGCGGGGTCGATCTCGGAAGAGCCGACTTCATCATGGGCACCTCGGCCGGCTCCTTCGTCGGCGCGCGGCTGGCGCTGGGGGCCGAGGCGGCCACCCTGGTCGATCCGATCCTGGCCGAACCCCCGCCCGCGCCGCGCCCCGAGGGCCAGGCCAAGCCGGCCGACGCCGCGCCGCCCGGCGGCCTCTCCGTCCTGGCTACCATGATGGCGGAGGCTCAGGCCGGAGTCCGCGATCCCCAGGAGGTCCGCGCCGAGATCGGCGCCTTCGCGCTCGCCGCCCAGACCCCGGACGAGGCGACCTTCATCCAGAGCTTCGGCCGGTCCTTCGCGGGCCTGCCCGAGGGCGCCTGGCCCGAGCGCGGCTTCGCCTGTTCGGCGGTGGACGCCTTGACCGGGGAATTCAAGTTGTGGACGAAAGAGTCCGGCGTCGGCGTCACGCGGGCCGTGGCCTCCTCCTGTGCCGTGCCGGGCATCTATCCGCCGGTCACCATCGACGGCCGCCGCTATATCGACGGCGGCATGCGCTCGACCCTCAATGCCGACCAGGCCGTGGGCCATGACCTCGTCGTCGTGGTCCAGGTTCGCGGCGGGGCTACCGCCGGCGCGGCCGCCGAGGCCATGGCCGCCCGGGTGGAGAAGGAACTCGACGTCCTGCGCAAGGACGGCGCCAAGGTGGTGCTGATCGGCCCTGACGAAGGCAGTCAGGCCGCCATGGGCCTCAACCTGATGGACTTCCGCAAACGCGCCGCCGCCGCGCGGGCAGGTCTGGCGCAGGGGTTGGCGCAGGCGGCGGGGCTTAAGGCGGCGTGGGTGAGATGACACAAAAGTCCTTCTCCCCCTTGCGGGAGAAGGTGGCCCTGCGGAGCAGGGTCGGATGAGGGGTCGATAGGCCTCTCGGGTTGACGGCTTTGCAGTCAGCGCGGACAGGGGAGCGTGACCCCTCATCTGACCGGCCTCCGACCGGCCACCTTCTCCCGCAAGGGGAGAAGGAATCCCTGCTACCCGTTCCGCTTCACGAAGGCCCGGATGGCGGCGATCACTTGGTCTTGGTGGTCGGGCGTCAGGTAGGGGTGCATGGGCAGGCTCATGACCCTGTCCGCCGCCGCGTCGGTCACCGGCAGGCCGCCGGGGGCGGGGTAGCGGGAATAGATCTCCTGGCGGTGGATCGGGATCGGGTAGTAGACGGCGCTCGGAATTTCGGCGGCCTTCAGGTGGGCCACCAGGCCATCACGGTCCTCAGTCTCGATGGTGTACTGAGCCCAGACGCTGACCCCGCCTTCGATCACTTTGGGCACGCTCACGACATCGCCGAGGCCCGCCGCATAGCGGTCGGCCACCAGGTTCCGCGCGGCGATCTCGTCCTCGAAGATGGTCAGCTTCTGCAGCAGGACGGCGGCCTGGATGGTGTCCATACGGCTGTTCATGCCGATACGCATGTTCAGGTACTTGGGGTCGTGGTCGAAGGTCTTGCCGGCGATG
The sequence above is drawn from the Phenylobacterium glaciei genome and encodes:
- a CDS encoding DUF1425 domain-containing protein: MTTLRKTLTLVAATAFLGLAACETTPPEGGVRIDQQNNIRPELNSVRVIDNTLAKYVGRKFKVDSLLDTEGAYVSTGPTGFKKITVQIRNKTNVALPLQVRASWYDQNGVPTDGAQAWTSLFVQPNAMVTFEQNSARLNSAQYYVEIRGAD
- a CDS encoding patatin-like phospholipase family protein, with protein sequence MTTRALVLGGGGPVGIAWESGLIAGLAQGGVDLGRADFIMGTSAGSFVGARLALGAEAATLVDPILAEPPPAPRPEGQAKPADAAPPGGLSVLATMMAEAQAGVRDPQEVRAEIGAFALAAQTPDEATFIQSFGRSFAGLPEGAWPERGFACSAVDALTGEFKLWTKESGVGVTRAVASSCAVPGIYPPVTIDGRRYIDGGMRSTLNADQAVGHDLVVVVQVRGGATAGAAAEAMAARVEKELDVLRKDGAKVVLIGPDEGSQAAMGLNLMDFRKRAAAARAGLAQGLAQAAGLKAAWVR